The following are from one region of the Chanos chanos chromosome 10, fChaCha1.1, whole genome shotgun sequence genome:
- the lnpa gene encoding endoplasmic reticulum junction formation protein lunapark-A, protein MGAVVSRWRAKPSTVEVLEGLEKDIQSLEEDREKNQKMLKLWVWRLMLYSCLLYLICCVIVYVWYLPEQTIGRLIVASPFLIFPVLVWLLRKLLIALFSKRTERNNEKLEELKSQKRKILEQVMETETYKNAKLILERFDPDSKKKVELEATPGPHMTPRHGQELRQRHVTPRPPVATGTPTAAARPPQGPAPHSAPGGPPERGLSAAAAANQSITRRSVTPTATPVPGMGMHPPGPPLVRPILPRERGAMDRVLEYLVGDGPQNRYALICQQCVSHNGMALKEEFEYVAFRCAYCYFLNPARKTRPQAPRLLEFSGERKTMSETQAPAAESERPPPAAESTPPASPIKKEAEPEELQPETAEPEAEAEPEAEAEEEEEKAAAVDPSTQLTDKSDEEQEASAMEVE, encoded by the exons GCCAAGCCGTCCACCGTAGAAGTTTTGGAAGGACTTGAGAAG GACATCCAGAGCCTTGAGGAGGACCGGGAGAAGAATCAGAAAATGCTGAAGTTATGGGTGTGGAGACTGATGTTGTACTCCTGCCTCCTCTACCTGATATGCTGTGTAATCGTGTATGTTTGGTACCTGCCAGAGCAAACCATTGGACGGCTAATAGTAGCCTCACCCTTTTTAATATTCCCAGTACT AGTCTGGTTATTGAGGAAGCTGTTGATCGCTTTGTTTTCAAAACGGACAGAACGAAACA ATGAAAAATTAGAGGAGCTGAagtcacaaaaaagaaaaata ctcgAACAGGTTATGGAAACCGAAACCTACAAAAATGCTAAACTCATCCTGGAAAGGTTCGACCCCGACTCCAAGAAAAAAGTT GAGCTGGAGGCCACACCTGGGCCACACATGACGCCGAGACACGGCCAAG AGCTGCGTCAGAGACATGTGACTCCACGTCCCCCGGTCGCCACGGGGACCCCGACGGCGGCGGCTCGCCCCCCCCagggccccgcccctcactccGCCCCCGGAGGGCCTCCGGAGAGGGGCCTTTCTGCCGCCGccgcagccaatcagagcatcACGAGGAGGTCGGTCACGCCCACCGCTACCCCGGTGCCTGGCATGG gaatGCACCCTCCTGGTCCTCCGCTTGTCAGACCCATCCTGCCTCGGGAGAGAGGTGCTATGGACAGGGTTCTGGAATACCTCGTTGGCGATGGTCCACAGAACAG atATGCCCTCATATGCCAGCAGTGTGTGTCCCATAACGGCATGGCGTTGAAAGAGGAATTTGAATACGTTG CTTTCAGGTGCGCCTACTGTTACTTCCTGAATCCCGCCAGAAAGACGCGACCCCAAGCCCCGCGCCTCCTGGAGTTCAGCGGCGAGAGGAAGACGATGTCAGAGACGCAGGCTCCAGCTGCCGAGTCTGAGCGGCCGCCACCTGCCGCAG AGTCCACACCACCAGCCTCGCCAATCAAAAAGGAGGCGGAGCCTGAGGAGCTGCAGCCTGAGACGGCAGAGCCGGAGGCGGAGGCGGAGCCGGAGGcagaggcggaggaggaggaggagaaagctGCAGCTGTGGATCCGAGCACGCAGCTCACTGACAAATCAGACGAGGAGCAGGAGGCGTCGGCCATGGAGGTGGAGTAG